TCGTTTTCTTCAACGGTAAGGGTGCAAGTTGAATAGACGATGATCCCATTTGGTTTTGCTGCCTTTATAGCACTTGTCAGAAGTTGTTTTTGTTTGTTGCTGAACCTTCTTACCTCGTTCTCACTCCACCAATTTAAAACTTCATTCGCTTTTGAAATTATCCCAAGCGCTGAGCATGGCACATCAACGAGAACTCTGTCAAAAATTTCAGGGAGGATGTTCCCAAATCTATTTCCATCTATTGATGTGACAGCAGTATTTAAAACCCCAAGTCGTTCAATGTTATGAACGAGGACTTTTAAACGGTCGGGGATAACATCGTTCGCAAAAATCACACCGGAATTTTTCATTAACTGGGCAATATGCGTTGCTTTTGAACCTGGGGCAGAGGCTATGTCAAGAATATATTCCCCGGGCTGAGGTGATAAAGCAATTGCTGGGAGCATAGATGATAAACTTTGAATGTAGAACAAGCCCGCAAAATGTTCAATCGTCTTTGAAATCGGCACTGGTTCCTCAAGCACTAGGAAAGCTCCTGGAACTAATTCAATTTCATTTAATTTAAATCCGATGTTTTCAAGACGAGTTTTTAATTCATCCGGTGAAATTTTTAATGTATTTGTTCTTAGGCAAAGGGGGGGACTTGATTTCAGCGATTTTATCATTTTTTCAGCTGAAATTGGGTCAAGGATTTTGAGAAGATAGTTTAGAATTTTCGTTCTCATAAATTCGTTAATGCAAAATGGGATTTTTTCTAAATATATGATTTTTGGAGATGGAAGGCAAAATTTACCTTTTGTTATTTTGATTGATTTTTAATGAAATTTTTCGTAAAATTAATTCAAGAAAAACATAAGTAACTTTTACAGATGAGCAAGGAAGCAAAATGGTTTTTGGGAATAATTGGTATAATTCTATCTCTGGCGGTGCTTTTAGTGGCACTGACTTTTTATACGCTTGTCTCATCTATGAAGATTGAAGTTGAAGAAGAAATTGACACTGGAAAGGATAAAGTTGCTTTGATCGAATTAAAAGGGGTTATTTTAAATTCGGAGGAGATTGTAAGGCAGATAAAAAAATACACGAAAAGTTCGTCTGTGAAGGCGATTGTGTTTTATGTTGATTCTCCAGGGGGTGGGGTTTCGGCAAGTGAGGAAATCTTTCAGGAATTAAAGAAGGCAAGGGAGAAAAAACCTGTAATTGTTTCTATGGGTTCTGTTGCTGCAAGTGGTGGTTATTATGTTTCTCTTGCTGGAAATAAAATAGTTGCAAACCCGGGGACTATAACAGGAAGTATTGGTGTGATAGCTCAATTTCCCAATTTTAAAAAGTTGCTTGATAAAATCGGCGTTGATTTTGAAATAGTGAAAAGTGGAAAGTTTAAGGATTCAGGGAATCCCTATCGTGGTTTAACCCCAGAAGAAAGAAAGTATTTTCAAAGTGTAATAAATGATGTTTACGAGCAGTTTGTTAACCATGTTGCAAATGAGCGGAAAATGAAGCGGGAGGATGTTTTGAAAATAGCTGATGGCAGGATTTTCACGGGCAAACAAGCTTTTGAACTTGGACTTGTTGATACACTTGGGACACTTGAAACTGCTATAAAAATCGCTGGGGAAATGGCTGGTATAAAAGGAGAGCCCAAAATTGTTAAAGAGAGAAAAAAGAAACTAGGGCTTCTTGATATACTTTTTGAGTCAAAAACTCTTGATGAGATAAAAGAAGCAATTTTAAATCAGCCGATTTTACAATATCGGTGTGAGTTTCTTCCGTAAAATTAAAAACAAAATTGAGATGAGAAATTGACGAAGACAGAGTTAGTTAAAATTTTAGCCGAAAGAATAGGACCTATAGTTTCAGTTGCTGATATTGAAAGGATAATTGATGGGGCTATTTCTATAATAATGGATTCTTTAAAAAGAGGCGATTATGTCCAGATTCGCGGATTTGGGACTTTTAGAGTTGTGAAACGAAAAGCACGAATTGCGAGAAATCCCAAAAAAGGTGAAATTGTCCCACTTGAGGACAGATACGTACCTGATTTTAAACCAACGAGGGAATTCAAACAGATGGTCATTGAAAGCTTGAGGCATAAAATTCTTGAGGAGAAGGGAATTCAAGGTTCGTCGTCTGGCTCAAGTGTAGAAGGGGAATCAAATGTTTAAAAAGTCAAGGAAATTTTTATCATGAGCGAAAAAATTTGTCCCGTTTGTGGTGTGACTTTGCCTGAACAAGCAAAGTTTTGCTATAATTGTGGTTCAAAGTTAGTTGAAGAGATCAAAGTTTTGGTTTGCGAAGTTTGCGGATATGAAAATGAAGTTGGAAGCAGGTATTGTATAAGTTGTGGTTCTATTTTGACCGGTGCATTGGAATCCACAGCTGAAAAAGAGAGCGGAAGAAGAATTGATATTGAATTTAAGCCATCCAAAGTTCAGGAGCATAAAAAAGAAAAAGAAGTTAAACAAAGAAAGCGGAAGAGATTTAAAGTTTCATCAACTCAGATTTTTTATGTTGGGCTTGCAGTTGTTTTCTTGGGACTGGTGGCTTATGGCGTTATGAGGAAGGAAAAGGAAAAAGCGGTGGATGTACATCAACTTCCTGAAATAAACTCTGAAATTATGGCTGAGATAAACAAATTGCGTGAGCGTGTTAATTCAAATCCAGATGATATGCAAGCGACATTGAAACTTGCAAATTTACTTCACGATGTCCATATCTTTGATCAAGCTGTTGAATACTACAGGAGATATCTTGAAAGAAATGAATCAGACCCAGATGCGAGGGTTGATATGGGAATTTGCCTTTTTGAGCTCGGCAGGGTTAATGAGGCTATAGCTGAGATGGAGAAGGCGTTATCTTATGCCCCAAACCATCAATTGGCGCTTTATAATCTTGGGGTTGTAAATCTCGCTATAGGAAATGTTGAAAAAGCGAGGGAATATTTTAAAAAATGCATTGATGTTAATCCGAATGCCGATGTTGCTCAAAAGGCAAAGAGGATGCTTGAGCAACATAAATTCTAAATAAAATTAATTTGGAGGTGGAAACTTATGCCTAACCTCAGGAAGAAGAGGAAAAAGAAGATGAACAAACATAAGTGGAAGAAGAGACGTCGGAAGATGAGGCATAAGAAGAAGATAAGATAATTTAATTTGGGCGGTTGCTATAAGGCAACCGCCACTTTTTATTTTTATTCGTTATTGCAAATTGAAAAACAAAAATTTCATTTAAATGCGAAAATTCATTTTTTCTTTAGTTACACTTTTTTTGATCTTTCAATTTGAGATTGAAAATGCTGATTCTTGGGGTTTTGATGCACACAAAAAGATCACTGAACTTGCAATTGATATAATTTTAAACCTTCAAAACGTAAAGGGTGTTGAGCAACAGAAGCTCAACTCACTTAAAAAGTTTCTTGAGGTGAACAAAGCAACCATAATTGAGAGATGCATT
The Candidatus Thermokryptus mobilis genome window above contains:
- a CDS encoding HU family DNA-binding protein — its product is MTKTELVKILAERIGPIVSVADIERIIDGAISIIMDSLKRGDYVQIRGFGTFRVVKRKARIARNPKKGEIVPLEDRYVPDFKPTREFKQMVIESLRHKILEEKGIQGSSSGSSVEGESNV
- a CDS encoding AURKAIP1/COX24 domain-containing protein — translated: MPNLRKKRKKKMNKHKWKKRRRKMRHKKKIR
- the sppA gene encoding signal peptide peptidase SppA, translating into MSKEAKWFLGIIGIILSLAVLLVALTFYTLVSSMKIEVEEEIDTGKDKVALIELKGVILNSEEIVRQIKKYTKSSSVKAIVFYVDSPGGGVSASEEIFQELKKAREKKPVIVSMGSVAASGGYYVSLAGNKIVANPGTITGSIGVIAQFPNFKKLLDKIGVDFEIVKSGKFKDSGNPYRGLTPEERKYFQSVINDVYEQFVNHVANERKMKREDVLKIADGRIFTGKQAFELGLVDTLGTLETAIKIAGEMAGIKGEPKIVKERKKKLGLLDILFESKTLDEIKEAILNQPILQYRCEFLP
- a CDS encoding tetratricopeptide repeat protein, with protein sequence MSEKICPVCGVTLPEQAKFCYNCGSKLVEEIKVLVCEVCGYENEVGSRYCISCGSILTGALESTAEKESGRRIDIEFKPSKVQEHKKEKEVKQRKRKRFKVSSTQIFYVGLAVVFLGLVAYGVMRKEKEKAVDVHQLPEINSEIMAEINKLRERVNSNPDDMQATLKLANLLHDVHIFDQAVEYYRRYLERNESDPDARVDMGICLFELGRVNEAIAEMEKALSYAPNHQLALYNLGVVNLAIGNVEKAREYFKKCIDVNPNADVAQKAKRMLEQHKF